The following are encoded together in the Lactuca sativa cultivar Salinas chromosome 1, Lsat_Salinas_v11, whole genome shotgun sequence genome:
- the LOC122195907 gene encoding TPD1 protein homolog 1 encodes MNFVHVIVFFFSIMVMFIILLSHFQFLSDSYSSNKYLPGFNGRDYNTSRTNSNVIKAEEAFQTHRKLLFQGSSCTARDLSISQSKGSTIGIPQYIVQIVNTCVSSSQCAPSNIHLHCGWFASARIVNPRFFKRLSYDDCLVNGGQTLRTGQMISFSYSNSFMYPISLKHARFC; translated from the exons atgaattTTGTTCATGTCATCGTCTTCTTCTTCAGCATCATGGTCATGTTCATCATTCTGCTATCtcattttcaatttctttcaG ATTCATATTCATCAAACAAGTATTTGCCTGGTTTCAATGGGAGAGATTACAACACAAGTAGAACAAATTCAAATGTGATCAAAGCAGAAGAGGCATTCCAAACTCATAGAAAGCTTCTTTTTCAAG GTTCGTCTTGTACAGCTAGAGACCTGAGCATTTCACAGAGCAAAGGGTCAACTATTGGGATACCACAATACATAGTCCAAATAGTCAACACATGTGTATCATCATCACAATGTGCACCTTCAAATATTCATCTTCATTGTGGTTGGTTTGCCTCAGCAAGAATAGTCAACCCAAGATTCTTCAAGAGACTTTCTTATGATGATTGTTTGGTCAATGGTGGTCAAACGTTGAGAACTGGTCAAATGATCAGTTTTTCTTACTCAAATTCTTTCATGTACCCGATCTCTTTGAAACATGCTAGATTCTGCTAA